TCCACAACGAAGTAGAAACGAAATAACAGGGTCAAAAAGTTCGCCTTTAACCACTTTTTCAACGTAATTTTCAATAGATAGATCATTAGCATATTTATGGAAATGAGGTAATCTTCCTCCACCTAAAAGTCGCTCGAGTTTTAACTCCACAACTGTTTCATACATAGCATGCATAAGCCACTTACCTAGTCCATACTTTCTGTAAGAAGGACGAACACAAATATCTACTACATATAGAGTGTTGCCATTTGGATTATGATTTTCTATATAACCATTTCCGGTTGCTTCTTCCCAAGTATGGTCGGGATGGTTGGGATCAAAATCAACAATCAGTCCCGTCATAGACCCAACAATTTTTCCATCAATCTCTACACACAAAGCGCCTTCAGGGAACAGTGAGATATGATTTTGTAATTGATCTTTATTCCACCAAAGGTCTGACGGAAATGGTGGTGGAAAAGCTTCTTGCTGAACATCAATCAATCCCTCAAAGTCTGTTTCATTATACTGGCGAATAGTTGCCTTTTGATTGGTGTTTCCATTCCAAACATAGATCTGTTTATGATAGGTCAACATGTACACCTCCAATATATTTCGTAAAAGGAAATATCGATAAAATATGGTAAACTAAGGCTATCAATAGATTTATTCTCTCATGAAAGAAAAATGGTTTCTAGAATTTAATCCAGGAAAGAGGAGAAAAAAATGAAAAGAATCGGATTTA
Above is a genomic segment from Bacillus carboniphilus containing:
- a CDS encoding GNAT family N-acetyltransferase; the protein is MLTYHKQIYVWNGNTNQKATIRQYNETDFEGLIDVQQEAFPPPFPSDLWWNKDQLQNHISLFPEGALCVEIDGKIVGSMTGLIVDFDPNHPDHTWEEATGNGYIENHNPNGNTLYVVDICVRPSYRKYGLGKWLMHAMYETVVELKLERLLGGGRLPHFHKYANDLSIENYVEKVVKGELFDPVISFLLRCGRMPVHIVKNYLEDEESHNYGLLMEWKNPFK